One genomic region from Phoenix dactylifera cultivar Barhee BC4 unplaced genomic scaffold, palm_55x_up_171113_PBpolish2nd_filt_p 000046F, whole genome shotgun sequence encodes:
- the LOC120104614 gene encoding uncharacterized protein LOC120104614 produces the protein MGAALAIALSLALVFTLLSVILADLLCSLLCRRKHRFERAAPNTSDAGAAAEAEEDPPTPPLSFPFYAHGVLQAPTTFLLTIPNLEAATAAAAAALPPKQVECKSRMVLTVEHESPSVPASPCIHRISSAAVDSAAPDHFVCISNPIYNGIGGGDDKGTPFETPDASPSHLGPDPEEETESDSSPQLTVMKKLPSVPPQALSAAGLMEGRRSLPTSASATETNRVSSSSSSYSLCCSPSW, from the coding sequence ATGGGGGCAGCACTGGCCATTGCTCTAAGCCTCGCTTTAGTCTTCACTCTTCTCTCGGTCATCCTCGCCGACCTCCTGTGCTCCCTTCTCTGCCGTCGGAAGCACCGGTTCGAGAGGGCAGCGCCCAACACGAGCGATGCAGGAGCGGCGGCGGAAGCAGAAGAGGACCCTCCAACTCCGCCCCTGAGCTTCCCTTTCTACGCCCACGGCGTCCTTCAAGCTCCAACAACCTTCCTCCTCACCATCCCCAACCTCGAGGCGGCCACAGCGGCGGCAGCAGCAGCTTTACCACCAAAACAAGTAGAATGCAAATCCCGCATGGTATTAACTGTGGAGCATGAATCCCCATCGGTGCCGGCTTCGCCTTGCATCCACCGCATTTCCTCTGCCGCCGTCGACTCTGCTGCTCCCGAtcattttgtttgcatctccaATCCCATCTACAACGGGATTGGTGGAGGGGACGACAAGGGTACCCCTTTTGAGACGCCAGACGCTTCGCCTTCGCATTTGGGACCTGATCCTGAAGAGGAGACCGAGAGCGACTCCTCTCCGCAGCTAACCGTCATGAAGAAGCTCCCTTCCGTGCCCCCCCAAGCTTTATCAGCAGCGGGTTTGATGGAGGGGCGGCGGTCCCTTCCCACCTCGGCAAGTGCCACCGAGACTAATAGGGTCTCTTCCTCTTCATCATCCTACTCTCTGTGCTGCTCCCCTTCTTGGTGA
- the LOC103710082 gene encoding uncharacterized protein LOC103710082, whose translation MFDSLLGRKFSNKCKHAIKCINSRIAMIRNKKRAMVRFLKKDVADLLNNGHDDNAYGRMDALIVEINHTYCYDMIEQCCESILKQLPTLQKQRECPQEAVEPISTLIFAAARFSDLPELCDLRRLFTERYGSHMESSVKAEFVEKIRKRSFSQEKKLQLIKDIAQEFSVTWDSSAFGHQVSNLSAPKSDQPKNGMHHRGASDDEPSTRLPNGAKEEISSKGKHEHAPVSVRKRVQETKDSHVDTTIEDGFLHDPIEKTRKVVADEPENVEPDFCGAEVPSYIKPRSSQNGTYNHDQLKDGLAHKWTEDAQGALDTIGPEKQAIDAKKSSNGTATNMAPPYTKSYEEKNGNGLICDRLGKAEEGLGYTSLERRPVGRVNNERLINFRPPYVRSGVKNPPSHPDQTIQDSTIDGSDRYDGSEDPKGGVFGDEKRKPKLKPTPVSVRRRFTRPAVVDTSDGIIGEEITSRTPSGRGNDAGRRGTSACLEAKDDVYNEKFMDRHPGPPVDVEMDKMIVDRLLIHDRKKGLASEASKARRRSKAPLTDHVEHEISDKIRAGLRESVHAPVGSSSLPPEQASPGAAGVPRHSSLAASVQPDMPSPNAGRVHPRLPNYDELAARFNALRRS comes from the exons ATGTTCGACAGCCTGCTCGGCCGGAAGTTTTCCAACAAATg CAAGCACGCGATCAAGTGCATAAATTCGCGCATAGCGATGATCAGGAACAAGAAGAGGGCGATGGTGAGGTTCCTCAAGAAAGACGTGGCCGACCTCCTTAACAATGGCCACGACGACAACGCCTATGGCCGA ATGGATGCTCTCATTGTGGAAATAAATCACACATATTGCTATGATATGATCGAGCAATGCTGTGAAAGTATCTTGAAGCAGCTTCCAACCTTACAAAAGCAGAG AGAATGCCCTCAGGAAGCTGTGGAACCCATCTCAACTCTAATTTTTGCGGCAGCCAGATTTTCAGATCTGCCAGAGTTATGTGATCTCAGGCGTTTATTTACAGAACGGTATGGAAGTCATATGGAGTCCTCTGTCAAGGCTGAG TTTGTTGAGAAAATTCGGAAGAGATCATTCTCCCAAGAAAAGAAGCTACAGCTGATTAAAGATATTGCTCAAGAGTTCTCTGTAACATGGGATTCCAGTGCTTTCGGACATCAAGTGTCTAATCTGTCTGCACCTAAATCT GACCAACCTAAGAATGGTATGCACCACCGCGGTGCCAGCGATGATGAGCCTTCAACCAGGCTGCCTAATGGAGCTAAGGAGGAGATTTCATCCAAGGGAAAACACGAACATGCTCCAGTTAGCGTGCGGAAACGAGTGCAGGAGACCAAAGATAGTCATGTAGATACAACTATCGAAGATGGCTTCTTGCATGACCCCATAGAGAAGACTAGAAAAGTAGTCGCTGATGAACCAGAGAATGTGGAGCCAGACTTCTGTGGTGCTGAAGTTCCTTCATACATTAAACCGAGAAGCAGTCAGAATGGCACCTATAATCATGATCAGCTTAAAGATGGTCTTGCCCATAAATGGACAGAAGATGCTCAAGGGGCACTTGATACCATTGGCCCTGAGAAGCAGGCAATCGATGCTAAGAAATCTTCAAATGGTACAGCTACCAATATGGCTCCTCCATACACCAAATCTTATGAAGAAAAGAATGGCAATGGCTTAATATGTGACAGATTGGGAAAGGCGGAAGAAGGGTTAGGTTATACTAGTTTAGAGAGGCGGCCCGTGGGACGAGTGAATAATGAGAGACTGATTAATTTTCGCCCGCCTTATGTTAGATCAGGAGTCAAGAACCCTCCATCCCACCCTGATCAAACTATTCAAGATTCTACCATTGATGGCAGTGACAGATATGATGGCAGTGAAGATCCGAAGGGTGGAGTGTTTGGTGATGAGAAGCGGAAGCCGAAGCTGAAGCCGACGCCTGTTTCTGTTAGGAGGAGGTTCACCAGGCCAGCAGTCGTCGACACTTCCGACGGTATCATCGGCGAAGAGATCACGAGCCGAACCCCAAGCGGTCGAGGAAATGATGCAGGCAGGAGGGGCACTTCTGCCTGTCTTGAAGCTAAAGATGATGTTTACAATGAGAAGTTCATGGATAGGCACCCAGGACCACCCGTGGATGTTGAGATGGATAAAATGATCGTGGATAGGCTCCTGATACATGACAGAAAGAAAGGTTTGGCAAGCGAAGCCAGCAAGGCACGAAGGAGGAGCAAGGCCCCTCTCACGGATCATGTGGAGCATGAGATTAGTGATAAAATCCGTGCTGGCCTGAGAGAGTCGGTGCATGCTCCTGTTGGAAGTAGCTCGCTCCCTCCAGAACAGGCAAGCCCAGGAGCAGCAGGTGTCCCAAGGCATTCTTCTCTTGCTGCTTCAGTGCAGCCTGACATGCCGAGCCCTAATGCTGGGCGTGTGCATCCGAGGCTGCCGAACTATGATGAGTTGGCTGCGCGGTTCAATGCCTTGAGGAGATCTTGA
- the LOC103710081 gene encoding ras-related protein RHN1-like isoform X2, giving the protein MCLSDRFLLWRSHHLLRMGSSNNIQAKLESTIGAAFFSQILSLNEATVKFDIWDTAGQERYHSLAPMYYRGAAAALVVYDISSTDSFTRAKKWIQEVQRQGNPHLVMALVANKADLETKRQVDNEEGELYAQENGLFFIETSAKTAQNVKELFYEIAKRLVKARAARRSGMKLHEETQDRGRRLFCCST; this is encoded by the exons ATGTGCTTGTCAGATCGTTTTCTTCTTTGGAGGTCTCATCATCTTCTCAGGATGGGGAGCAGCAACAACATACAGGCCAAGCTG GAATCGACAATTGgagcagccttcttttctcagATACTATCGCTGAATGAAGCAACTGTAAAATTTGATATATGGGACACAGCTGGGCAAGAACGATATCATAGCTTGGCTCCCATGTACTACCGTGGCGCAGCTGCAGCTCTTGTTGTGTATGACATCTCGAGCACA GATTCATTTACTCGAGCAAAAAAGTGGATTCAAGAAGTTCAAAGACAAG GAAATCCACATTTGGTCATGGCATTGGTGGCGAACAAGGCTGACTTGGAAACAAAGAGGCAGGTGGATAATGAG GAAGGTGAGCTATATGCTCAGGAGAATGGGTTATTTTTCATCGAAACTTCTGCAAAGACAGCTCAAAATGTCAAAGAGCTCTTTTATGAAATAG CGAAGAGACTGGTGAAAGCCCGAGCTGCACGTCGAAGTGGGATGAAACTGCACGAGGAAACACAAGATAGGGGAAGGAGGCTCTTTTGCTGCTCAACATAA
- the LOC103710081 gene encoding ras-related protein RHN1-like isoform X1, whose product MCLSDRFLLWRSHHLLRMGSSNNIQAKLVLLGDMGTGKTSIALRFVKGQYFDCQESTIGAAFFSQILSLNEATVKFDIWDTAGQERYHSLAPMYYRGAAAALVVYDISSTDSFTRAKKWIQEVQRQGNPHLVMALVANKADLETKRQVDNEEGELYAQENGLFFIETSAKTAQNVKELFYEIAKRLVKARAARRSGMKLHEETQDRGRRLFCCST is encoded by the exons ATGTGCTTGTCAGATCGTTTTCTTCTTTGGAGGTCTCATCATCTTCTCAGGATGGGGAGCAGCAACAACATACAGGCCAAGCTG GTGCTTCTTGGGGATATGGGAACAGGGAAGACAAGTATAGCACTGAGATTTGTCAAAGGCCAGTATTTTGATTGTCAG GAATCGACAATTGgagcagccttcttttctcagATACTATCGCTGAATGAAGCAACTGTAAAATTTGATATATGGGACACAGCTGGGCAAGAACGATATCATAGCTTGGCTCCCATGTACTACCGTGGCGCAGCTGCAGCTCTTGTTGTGTATGACATCTCGAGCACA GATTCATTTACTCGAGCAAAAAAGTGGATTCAAGAAGTTCAAAGACAAG GAAATCCACATTTGGTCATGGCATTGGTGGCGAACAAGGCTGACTTGGAAACAAAGAGGCAGGTGGATAATGAG GAAGGTGAGCTATATGCTCAGGAGAATGGGTTATTTTTCATCGAAACTTCTGCAAAGACAGCTCAAAATGTCAAAGAGCTCTTTTATGAAATAG CGAAGAGACTGGTGAAAGCCCGAGCTGCACGTCGAAGTGGGATGAAACTGCACGAGGAAACACAAGATAGGGGAAGGAGGCTCTTTTGCTGCTCAACATAA
- the LOC103710081 gene encoding ras-related protein RHN1-like isoform X3: protein MGTGKTSIALRFVKGQYFDCQESTIGAAFFSQILSLNEATVKFDIWDTAGQERYHSLAPMYYRGAAAALVVYDISSTDSFTRAKKWIQEVQRQGNPHLVMALVANKADLETKRQVDNEEGELYAQENGLFFIETSAKTAQNVKELFYEIAKRLVKARAARRSGMKLHEETQDRGRRLFCCST, encoded by the exons ATGGGAACAGGGAAGACAAGTATAGCACTGAGATTTGTCAAAGGCCAGTATTTTGATTGTCAG GAATCGACAATTGgagcagccttcttttctcagATACTATCGCTGAATGAAGCAACTGTAAAATTTGATATATGGGACACAGCTGGGCAAGAACGATATCATAGCTTGGCTCCCATGTACTACCGTGGCGCAGCTGCAGCTCTTGTTGTGTATGACATCTCGAGCACA GATTCATTTACTCGAGCAAAAAAGTGGATTCAAGAAGTTCAAAGACAAG GAAATCCACATTTGGTCATGGCATTGGTGGCGAACAAGGCTGACTTGGAAACAAAGAGGCAGGTGGATAATGAG GAAGGTGAGCTATATGCTCAGGAGAATGGGTTATTTTTCATCGAAACTTCTGCAAAGACAGCTCAAAATGTCAAAGAGCTCTTTTATGAAATAG CGAAGAGACTGGTGAAAGCCCGAGCTGCACGTCGAAGTGGGATGAAACTGCACGAGGAAACACAAGATAGGGGAAGGAGGCTCTTTTGCTGCTCAACATAA
- the LOC103710138 gene encoding SNF1-related protein kinase regulatory subunit gamma-like PV42a codes for MEKAALEEQQRKEVVEEELPEERKKKPRKGAYGWLRERKVRELVQGKRRLVEVPYTATLAHTLNALVANRVAAVPVAAPPGHWIGAGGSMILESDKATGAVRKHYIGMVTMLDILAHIAEEDHAADFAAAPGPDLDVRMAVPVSSIIGHSLEGFSLWTLNPNTSVLDCMESFCKGVHRALVPLESRADHVVAVELVEASPGYRMLTQMDLLAFLKENSQELKDVLSCSVQGLGAINENVFAVMKSTTVIGALRSMRTASLNAVPVVEESPGGGQLLQDGRGKRLVATFSAADLGGCPIGLLQSWLSMSIMEFKERVWMREGAAPHPHHNTKPAPRTLITCDPGTSLAEVVEEMVEGDVHRVWVVDRDGLLVGLVSLTDMLRVFRESVLLADGEAVPDVPTSSSLQINF; via the exons ATGGAGAAGGCGGCGTTGGAAGAGCAGCAGCGAAAGGAAGTGGTAGAGGAGGAGTTgccggaggagaggaagaagaagccgaggaaGGGCGCGTACGGCTGGCTGAGAGAGAGGAAGGTCCGGGAGTTGGTCCAGGGGAAGCGGCGGCTGGTGGAGGTGCCCTACACCGCCACCCTGGCCCACACCCTCAACGCCCTCGTCGCCAACCGCGTCGCCGCCGTCCCCGTCGCCGCGCCGCCCGGCCACTGGATCGGCGCGGGGGGCTCCATGATCCTCGAGTCCGACAAGGCCACCGGCGCCGTCCGCAAGCACTACATCGGCATGGTCACCATGCTCGACATCCTCGCCCACATCGCCGAGGAGGATCATGCTGCTGACTTTGCCGCCGCGCCGGGTCCGGATCTCGACGTTCGGATGGCGGTCCCCGTCTCGTCTATCATCGGTCATTCTCTCGAAGGGTTCAGCTTGTGGACCCTTAATCCCAACACAAG CGTTTTAGACTGTATGGAATCATTTTGCAAAGGAGTCCACCGAGCTCTAGTTCCACTTGAAAGTCGCGCAGATCATGTTGTTGCAGTAGAACTCGTGGAGGCATCACCTGGTTACAGAATGCTAACCCAAATGGATCTTTTAGCTTTCCTAAAAGAAAATAGCCAGGAGTTGAAGGATGTATTGTCATGCAGCGTTCAAGGGTTAGGAGCAATCAATGAGAATGTTTTTGCTGTAATGAAATCTACAACAGTCATCGGAGCTCTGAGATCCATGAGAACTGCTTCTCTGAATGCTGTTCCTGTTGTCGAAGAATCTCCGGGAGGTGGCCAACTGCTTCAAGAT GGAAGGGGAAAGAGGCTGGTCGCCACATTTTCTGCAGCAGATTTAGGGGGATGCCCGATTGGTCTGCTGCAGTCATGGCTATCGATGAGCATCATGGAATTTAAAGAAAGGGTGTGGATGAGGGAGGGTGCCGCGCCTCATCCTCACCATAACACAAAACCTGCACCAAGGACGCTCATTACATGCGACCCTGGGACAAGCCTGGCTGAAGTTGTCGAGGAGATGGTGGAAGGCGACGTTCACAGAGTGTGGGTCGTAGACCGAGATGGGCTGCTCGTGGGGCTCGTCTCCCTTACGGACATGCTGCGAGTTTTTAGAGAATCTGTGCTGCTGGCCGACGGGGAGGCCGTTCCTGATGTGCCAACTTCATCTTCGCTCCAGATTAATTTTTAA
- the LOC103710080 gene encoding 25.3 kDa vesicle transport protein isoform X1: protein MVKLTMVARVTDGLPLAEGLDDGRDQKDIEFYKQQAKLLFKNLSRGQNEASRMSIETGPYFFHYIIEGHVCYLTMCDRSYPKKLAFQYLEDLKNEFERVNGNQIETAARPYAFIKFDTFIQKTKKLYSDTRSQRNLAKLNDELYEVHQIMTRNVQEVLGVGEKLDQVSELSSRLTSESRIYADKARDLNRQALIRKWAPVAVVLGVVMLLFWVKKKIW from the exons ATGGTGAAGCTGACAATGGTAGCACGTGTTACTGATGGCCTTCCATTAGCAGAAGGGTTGGATGATGGCCGTGATCAGAAAGATATTGAATTCTACAAACAGCAAGCAAAGCTTTTATTTAAGAACCTGTCTAGAGGACAAAATGAGGCTTCGAGAATGTCGATTGAGACGGGTCCTTACTTTTTTCA CTATATCATTGAGGGTCATGTTTGTTATCTGACAATGTGTGATCGTTCTTATCCGAAAAAACTTGCTTTTCAATACCTGGAGGATCTCAAAAATGAGTTTGAGAGAGTTAATGGAAATCAAATTGAAACTGCTGCAAGGCCAtatgcttttatcaagtttg ATACATTCatacagaagactaagaaattgTACTCGGATACTCGATCCCAGCGTAACCTTGCAAAGCTgaatgatgaactttatgaggTCCACCAAATAATGACTCGCAATGTTCAAGAAGTACTTGGTGTTGGTGAAAAACTAGATC AGGTCAGTGAACTATCAAGCAGGCTGACATCTGAGTCTCGCATCTACGCTGACAAGGCAAGAGATCTAAACCGGCAG GCCTTGATTCGGAAGTGGGCTCCAGTTGCTGTTGTGCTTGGAGTTGTCATGCTTCTCTTCTGGGTCAAAAAGAAGATATGGTGA
- the LOC103710080 gene encoding 25.3 kDa vesicle transport protein isoform X2, with translation MVKLTMVARVTDGLPLAEGLDDGRDQKDIEFYKQQAKLLFKNLSRGQNEASRMSIETGPYFFHYIIEGHVCYLTMCDRSYPKKLAFQYLEDLKNEFERVNGNQIETAARPYAFIKFDTFIQKTKKLYSDTRSQRNLAKLNDELYEVHQIMTRNVQEVLGVGEKLDQVSELSSRLTSESRIYADKARDLNRQNSSISGLLEWD, from the exons ATGGTGAAGCTGACAATGGTAGCACGTGTTACTGATGGCCTTCCATTAGCAGAAGGGTTGGATGATGGCCGTGATCAGAAAGATATTGAATTCTACAAACAGCAAGCAAAGCTTTTATTTAAGAACCTGTCTAGAGGACAAAATGAGGCTTCGAGAATGTCGATTGAGACGGGTCCTTACTTTTTTCA CTATATCATTGAGGGTCATGTTTGTTATCTGACAATGTGTGATCGTTCTTATCCGAAAAAACTTGCTTTTCAATACCTGGAGGATCTCAAAAATGAGTTTGAGAGAGTTAATGGAAATCAAATTGAAACTGCTGCAAGGCCAtatgcttttatcaagtttg ATACATTCatacagaagactaagaaattgTACTCGGATACTCGATCCCAGCGTAACCTTGCAAAGCTgaatgatgaactttatgaggTCCACCAAATAATGACTCGCAATGTTCAAGAAGTACTTGGTGTTGGTGAAAAACTAGATC AGGTCAGTGAACTATCAAGCAGGCTGACATCTGAGTCTCGCATCTACGCTGACAAGGCAAGAGATCTAAACCGGCAG AATAGCAGCATAAGTGGATTGCTAGAATGGGATTAG
- the LOC103710083 gene encoding BRAP2 RING ZnF UBP domain-containing protein 1 isoform X1, with product MFSLRIHSVDSPHHHLRQDDAAAGAGEPQQEGAAGTSSSSSSISTLTPPKNPNPNPNNPRIQLLRGVVHLYRSRSSPSAAASSSSSSNPHPSPDSLLPAGRGRLLFVLAVPSRLSPEDFLRFCGSYVERSSEIRVIRNDALEDRYSVLVGFDDQKKADGFYLDLNGWRFTSAEGEVCHILFVASVELTESTEIAATPPAGTTELPTCPVCIERLDQDISGIVATTCDHSFQCSCISKWVNSSCSVCQFCQEHSEKPTCSICGTSENLWICVICGFVGCGRYKEGHAVRHWKDTQHCYSLDLETQRVWDYVGDSYVHRLNQSKSDDKLVKLKSQCRSVGDNCVSCTCSDDSGISGALLGSKVEAIVDEYNHLLASQLENQRQYYETLLQEAKEKREKYISEAVEKTVNSKLQDIQLKLENVIREKKVVAETNENLMKNQNLWREKVKEIEERERATLKLKDERIRDLVEEIRDFTVSIEAQKALDDMVGADDIRGGTVLPVSSPQPSSTRNKRSSKLNRRRN from the exons ATGTTCAGCCTCCGAATCCACTCTGTGGACTCTCCACACCACCACCTCCGCCAAGACGACGCAGCCGCAGGAGCCGGAGAGCCCCAACAAGAAGGCGCGGCCGGCACCAGCAGCAGCTCCTCCTCAATCTCAACGCTAACTCCGCccaaaaaccctaaccctaaccctaataaCCCTAGAATCCAGCTCCTCCGGGGCGTCGTCCACCTCTACCGCAGCCGCTCctccccctccgccgccgcctcctcctcctcctcctccaacccccACCCTTCTCCCGATTCCCTGCTCCCT GCCGGGCGCGGCAGGCTCCTCTTCGTCCTCGCCGTCCCCAGCCGCCTCTCGCCGGAGGACTTCCTTCGCTTCTGTGGCTCCTATGTCGAGCGCTCATCGGAGATCCGGGTCATCAG GAATGATGCCCTGGAGGATCGATACAGTGTGCTGGTTGGGTTTGACGATCAGAAGAAAGCTGATGGTTTCTATCTCGATCTTAATGGGTGGCGTTTCACCTCTGCAGAG GGAGAGGTTTGCCACATTCTCTTTGTCGCTTCGGTGGAGTTAACTGAGTCCACAGAGATTGCAGCTACTCCTCCTGCAGGAACCACAGAGTTGCCCACATGTCCTGTTTGCATTG AGAGATTGGACCAAGACATAAGTGGGATTGTAGCAACTACTTGTGACCATTCTTTTCAATGCTCATGCATTTCGAAATGGGTGAATTCATCTTGCTCG gTTTGTCAATTTTGTCAGGAACattctgaaaaacctacatgctcaATTTGTGGAACATCTGAAAATCTCTGGATCTGTGTGATCTGCGGTTttgttggatgtggaag ATATAAAGAAGGTCATGCTGTCAGACATTGGAAAGATACTCAGCATTGTTATTCTCTTGATTTGGAAACACAACGGGTTTGGGACTATGTTGGTGATAGTTATGTTCATCGACTGAATCAATCAAAAAGTGATGATAAGCTGGTCAAGTTGAAGTCCCAATGTAGATCTGTTGGTGACAACTGTGTAAGCTGCACATGTAGTGACGACTCTGGAATTAGTGGAGCCTTATTGGGCAGTAAAGTTGAAGCG ATTGTGGATGAGTACAACCACCTACTTGCAAGTCAACTTGAAAACCAAAGACAG TATTATGAAACTCTACTTCAAGAGGcaaaagaaaagagggagaaatatATTTCTGAAGCTGTGGAAAAAACTGTGAATTCGAAGCTGCAGGATATCCAACTTAAACTTGAAAATGTTATTAGGGAGAAGAAAGTTGTTGCTGAA ACGAATGAGAATCTTATGAAGAATCAGAATCTTTGGCGCGAAAAGGTCAAAGAAATTGAGGAGAG GgagagagcaacattaaaattgAAGGATGAAAGGATCCGTGATCTAGTGGAAGAG ATCAGAGATTTTACAGTCAGCATTGAGGCCCAGAAGGCACTTGATGACATGGTTGGTGCGGATGATATCCGAGGAGGGACAGTGTTGCCAGTTTCATCACCCCAGCCTTCCTCAACACGGAACAAAAGATCATCAAAATTGAATCGGAGGCGAAATTGA
- the LOC103710083 gene encoding BRAP2 RING ZnF UBP domain-containing protein 1 isoform X2, which produces MFSLRIHSVDSPHHHLRQDDAAAGAGEPQQEGAAGTSSSSSSISTLTPPKNPNPNPNNPRIQLLRGVVHLYRSRSSPSAAASSSSSSNPHPSPDSLLPAGRGRLLFVLAVPSRLSPEDFLRFCGSYVERSSEIRVIRNDALEDRYSVLVGFDDQKKADGFYLDLNGWRFTSAEGEVCHILFVASVELTESTEIAATPPAGTTELPTCPVCIERLDQDISGIVATTCDHSFQCSCISKWVNSSCSVCQFCQEHSEKPTCSICGTSENLWICVICGFVGCGRYKEGHAVRHWKDTQHCYSLDLETQRVWDYVGDSYVHRLNQSKSDDKLVKLKSQCRSVGDNCVSCTCSDDSGISGALLGSKVEAIVDEYNHLLASQLENQRQYYETLLQEAKEKREKYISEAVEKTVNSKLQDIQLKLENVIREKKVVAECLLS; this is translated from the exons ATGTTCAGCCTCCGAATCCACTCTGTGGACTCTCCACACCACCACCTCCGCCAAGACGACGCAGCCGCAGGAGCCGGAGAGCCCCAACAAGAAGGCGCGGCCGGCACCAGCAGCAGCTCCTCCTCAATCTCAACGCTAACTCCGCccaaaaaccctaaccctaaccctaataaCCCTAGAATCCAGCTCCTCCGGGGCGTCGTCCACCTCTACCGCAGCCGCTCctccccctccgccgccgcctcctcctcctcctcctccaacccccACCCTTCTCCCGATTCCCTGCTCCCT GCCGGGCGCGGCAGGCTCCTCTTCGTCCTCGCCGTCCCCAGCCGCCTCTCGCCGGAGGACTTCCTTCGCTTCTGTGGCTCCTATGTCGAGCGCTCATCGGAGATCCGGGTCATCAG GAATGATGCCCTGGAGGATCGATACAGTGTGCTGGTTGGGTTTGACGATCAGAAGAAAGCTGATGGTTTCTATCTCGATCTTAATGGGTGGCGTTTCACCTCTGCAGAG GGAGAGGTTTGCCACATTCTCTTTGTCGCTTCGGTGGAGTTAACTGAGTCCACAGAGATTGCAGCTACTCCTCCTGCAGGAACCACAGAGTTGCCCACATGTCCTGTTTGCATTG AGAGATTGGACCAAGACATAAGTGGGATTGTAGCAACTACTTGTGACCATTCTTTTCAATGCTCATGCATTTCGAAATGGGTGAATTCATCTTGCTCG gTTTGTCAATTTTGTCAGGAACattctgaaaaacctacatgctcaATTTGTGGAACATCTGAAAATCTCTGGATCTGTGTGATCTGCGGTTttgttggatgtggaag ATATAAAGAAGGTCATGCTGTCAGACATTGGAAAGATACTCAGCATTGTTATTCTCTTGATTTGGAAACACAACGGGTTTGGGACTATGTTGGTGATAGTTATGTTCATCGACTGAATCAATCAAAAAGTGATGATAAGCTGGTCAAGTTGAAGTCCCAATGTAGATCTGTTGGTGACAACTGTGTAAGCTGCACATGTAGTGACGACTCTGGAATTAGTGGAGCCTTATTGGGCAGTAAAGTTGAAGCG ATTGTGGATGAGTACAACCACCTACTTGCAAGTCAACTTGAAAACCAAAGACAG TATTATGAAACTCTACTTCAAGAGGcaaaagaaaagagggagaaatatATTTCTGAAGCTGTGGAAAAAACTGTGAATTCGAAGCTGCAGGATATCCAACTTAAACTTGAAAATGTTATTAGGGAGAAGAAAGTTGTTGCTGAA TGCTTACTCTCATAG